GGAGTAAAAAAAGTGTCAGTGATCCTGTCTGTTCTATACACCACTACAGCCAGGAAAGAAGCTGCACAGAAGACATGAGAAATTTAAACATACATATAGCAAGTAAAATTTCATTAAGATACTTCCTTTTATGAAACATCTCTTATACTTTAGAACTTTTGTACTGTTGCACTGTTTAAacctttatacaaaataaatggtGTTAGGCTATACATTTGCAAATATGCACAAAAAAGCACAATACTGCCTTGTTCTGGTTATTtttagacaaacaaaaaaaaaagtgttttctgtACTCTTTACAATTGGAGatcttgtattttttatattaaatataacataaGCCAACACGTTTACCCATTTTTCgctgtttttacatttaaaattctGAAGCCTTAGCAATGTTTCCTTGTTTTTACCACCTTGGTATGGTACCTCACCAGTATGCCAGGGGATCCCACAAGATACACATCTATAAGGTATAGAGACCCCCTTTCTAGTCCAGTTATGATCTCAGTGGTCACTGCTTTCTGAAGGTTGATGTTATAGAAATATTTACAAGAAACTTTTTCTGATTTTGGTCGTGAATCGGGTCCTAAGCATCTGTCATGATTGGACATTTCTTTCCAAACCTGGTCCTCTTGAATTTTTTTCTTATACACACAATATAAATTTCTCTCCTGGGTACCAAGCCAAGCTATTGTGATGGAGTTGCAGGTTCTCAGCTTGTTAAAAGACCGTATTTTTAAGCTATCTGGGAAGAAGGGAAACAGAGGTTTGTGGATATGTGAAGATGCTTGAACCATCACAGAAGAATTTGTGTTTTGCTCTGTTGATGTTACTACAACATATTTTTCCAGTATTTTACCAGTCAGTGTTATATGTCTTAAGCCTTCTATTGATTCAGAAAATaaaatttttccattttttaatatttgggcTCTTACTTGTCCTTTACATGATTGGAATGTAAACTGAACTTTTTTATGCGTTGCTTGATATTGAAACGTATTGCTTTTTTGAAGTTTTCCATTAAGGGTAATTTGGACAATTTTTCCATCTTTTAGTTGCGAGTACTTGGGTTTGGGCTCCATTAATGTCTTTGCAAATGTCCCTGTGTATGCAACACTGCCATTAGTGAGGAGATTGACTACAAACACATCAAAATAATATTGAGTATTAGAGGTCAAATTAGACActgtgtatacatttttattaccaatacatatttgtcTAACCTCCATATTATTGGTTCTTTGAATGATACTAAATTCCCTGTTTGATAAATGCATAACACCTTGATGGTCATCTATATGTTGTGACACAGGAACATTTGAAAACATTGTCCGTTGCCCACTTATTGATCGCACAGCAGCATCAGCAGCACACAAGCttttataattgtgtttttcGTTTACAAGAAGGCAGTATTCAACGTATTCCCTCGTTTTCAAGCCAGTAGGGCTTGGCTTCCAGACAAGGCTAACAGAATTATGGTTTAACGTAGTGACATCAATGCGTGGATCTCCAGGAAGTTCAGGAAATAGAGTTCCATATGCTAGGTCAGTGGTTAAGTATACTGAAATGTGAGTATCTCTCTCAGTAGATAAAAATTCCAACAAGAACAGGGATGAAGAATATGATGATACTCCCACATAGTTTTCTACAGAGTTCCCTTTATAATGGAAAAGTGCAGACACTGTCTTATAAAATTGTCTTGATTTTAGATCACCCAAAGGTCTATAATTATCTAAAATAAAAAGATACATGTATAAAATAAGTCATTGCTGATAATTAgtcattatttaattaattaatacttTTACAACATTTGttgtacaggcataggatctattaCCTAGGAACCTGTTATCCAACACCAAAacacgggaaggccatctcccattgactcagttataaacaaataattcacatttttaaaatagatgacctttttctatgaaataataaaacagtaccttgtacatgattccaactaggatataatgcatccttattgaatgcagaataatcgtattgggtttaattaatgtttaaatgattttttagtggacttaaggcatggtgatccaaattacagaaatacaccTTATCGCAAGTcacaagcactctggataacaggtcccatacctgtagtatttatTAGGCAAAATCAAAGCCGCCCTCCATTAGCCATGCACCAAAATCGACTGAAgcccacaaaaataaaataacatattagtatgtacagtaagtataaatatgtatagtttgtataaataccagTAACACCTGTGTGTTACTGCTGCAACTTCCACCAAAAACAATCACATGACTCTTTGCCAAGTTAGCATtcttatttttgtgtgttttctagtaatgttttttttatcttcatgTCCATCAGAGGGGAGAGGTTAGAGGAGTTTCAATCAACTTTACATACTTCATGTCATTTCAGAGGAGTacactatatttatattgtaCCGAAATCTATAGGCCTACTATTCTATAGgcctaatatttatattaattagtaGGATGGAGAAGAATAAAAATGCTAATATTGGCCTAAGCCCCCTCCCCCCAAGAAAAAACTATTTAGGCCAATAAAAATCGATCCAGTGTAATAGCATCTTGCACATAGTGTATAAACTTAAAGCTGTACTATTATAGTACTATTATAGCCATAGCATTttataatattacaaataaataaatattatgcttTGAAGAATTATAACTTAAAATGGAAAgggaaattaatttattttatttcacatcAGTGCAGGATATAATAAGAGTAGAATCATTGGCTTAATTCTGTACCTCGCCCTTCTTACCTGACTTGGTTCCATGAAAAACATGTGACATTTTGTACTGTAAAATACTCCACTCGATAGGTACATCGCAGGGAGTAACAGTTATAGAGAAGTGATGGGTACTGTTTTCTTCCAAAGCAAAGTAATACCTAAGAAAGACATTAGGTTAGTAAACGTGCAAAAAACACTTCTTGATCAAAGTGGTTATTAGAATGGTTATTCCCTCTACCTTCCACAAATGTTATGTTCTAAAACACCCTGCCctctgttaggctgatgccagacgtggcgtttttacgctgcgtattttttcagcctaaaaacgccgcacaagccacacagcccctgactatggcgtttttaaGCCTAGTACTGGGGACGTagtaaatcccgtttccatggtgctaatagtgtgaaatagcaaaaaatgcagcgtatttccgctaggtctggcagctgcctttgtgtatacataggaataggttgctgtgcaaataacggcgtatttcggccaacgcttgaaaaatccgtgctaaggcgttttatagcgtatttccgcattgtgtggttagcttcgagtcttttcaagttatttctatggatgatgatatcgggtgtttttcagccgctgagaaaattagaaaatactcagcgtaaaaacgcctcatgtggcatcagcctgacAGTGGCAGAAGaggtattaggctgatgccacacgaggcgtttttacgctgcgtatattctaattttctcagctgctgaaaaacaaaggcagctgccagacctagcggaaatacgctgcgttttttgctatttcgcactattagcaccatggaaacgggatttgctacatcaccagtactaggctgaaaaacaccatagtcaggggctgtgtggcttgtgcggtgtttttaggctgagaaaaaacgcagcgtaaaaacgccacgtgtggcatcagcctcagaCCCAAAAAGCTAGAACAATCTAGCGTGCAATATGCAGTGAGAGATTTGGATAGGTGAACAGTGCTATTTTTTGTGCTGTAATTAACCCATAGGAAACcaatgaattgacacatttatcccTTTGATAAGTCAATTCATTTTAATGtcctgaaaagtaaaaaaaagtggaaatgtggaaatttgtggAAGCAATCATAGTATAAACAAGTGACAGTGAAAGTTTGACAGAAAGTTATTCGAAAATCAATGAATCCCATATTAAGAACAACATATGGCTGACCACCACCTGCTACACCACTGGTCATATTATCTGCTCCAGTTGAACTTCCACCCCTGGAAGTTGGTTGAATAAGTGGAGTTCATGTCTTAAAGCAGATGAATCTCATGATATATAGGACTGAGGAAATATCACTTTTTTACAGCTGGAAGAATGGGTTTGATTCATATGTTATGTTTAGGATAATAAAGTCTAGTCTAGTTTCTTCATAAACAACTACCAGGACACTTTTGCATTTAAAGGGGTAATTagcttaaaattaacttttattattatgtagagcttgatattctgaggcaatttgttatcagtcttcactttttattttctgtggtttttgaattatttagctttttgttcagtagctctccagttttggaatttcagcttgtatctggttgctagggttcaaattaccatagcaaacaggcagtggtttgaatgagaaactggaatatgaataggagagtggctgaatataaagataagtaataaaaagtaggaatacaattgtagcctcacagaacattgttggctgctggggtcagtgacccccatttaaaagctagaaataaaaaatgaagaccaattggaaagtggTTAAGAATCACCCAttctaacataataaaaattagctctaaggtgaaccacccatttaagggCTACCCCTGAAAGGCCTACTGGTGACAACTGGGGTATGCAGTCCAGAACTACTGGCATACCAGAATTAGATCTTGAAATTCTTCTATACTTGGGGTGGAATAATGACAAATAATAGTAATAGTGTTTAATGGAATCTTTTAATTTATCCATAGGTGTTCAGGTGAGGTGTAGGTACCCTTGCTTCCTCATGTAGCCTGCAGTGCAATCAATAACGCTTCAAGGGAAGATGATTTGGAAAAATATAACTATTTTCTAACCATTGAGCTTAGACATCTGAGCTGCATATAGACAAAGGACAGACCACTATGGTGTTTCACTCAACTTATAGTCTGTTTAAATGAGGCAAATTGTCAAATTAAGCTCTGTTTCTATATGCATTGATATTATCTGTTTTTGAaatttttatgtacaggtatgggatcccttatccagaaacccgttatccagaaagttctgaattatggaaaggccatctcccatagactccattataaacaaataactcagattttttttaatgattcctttttctctgtaataataaaatagtaccttgtacttgattccaactaagatataattaatccttattggaggtaaaacaagcctattgggtttattcaatatttaaatgatttttagcagacttaagttatggagatccaaattacagaaagatcccttatccagaaaaccccaggtccggagcattctggataacaggttccatacctgtatactacAGAGCCACAGTATGATTATTTTAAACACAAGCAACAGTAGTTCAAATGTTATAAGAATATTATATCAGAGTGCATGATATCACTTATAATAATTTCACCACCAATCTTACCTCTTTGTAATGTCTTTTAATAAGTAGATTGTTGTTTCTTTCCCTTCTGGCAAAATAACTGAGTGGTAATAGTTTAAGAGATTCTTCTTTATGTTTGCGGATGCTGGGATGTCAGACAAGCATAGGCACCCAATCAGTAGGCCAATAAAATAGAGTGTCAATGCAAATGTATATTTCTTTGTTCCTATTAGATGATACAAAAACATTAATAGTTTTAATAGTAATAGTTTTTAAACTTTGTATTATAGTCATGTATTTGTTTTGTCAGTTTATTAGGAAGCTGCAATTTTGATGAAGCAAAAAAAACATAGTCCATATCTATAGCCATTCAGGTAGACATCAGAAGGGGAacctttaaaatttaaaaatgattagaTACAGCAGAAGTTCACAAAAGAATGACTTGATTACCttctgtaaattaaaaaaacctAGGCTCTGGATTTGAAAACAAAAGGCTGACAGTGCTTACATTCTATCGCTGGGTGTGCATTATGCTCTATAGATTTAATCTTAGATAACAGTTCACCATTGGTTCTTTAAAATATATTCCAGTATAAAGATTTGAAAAGGTGCTTGCTCATAAAAGAACCGTTATCATTGTAGGTCTTcagaaatactgtacattattatttttacaatttcAGAATAACTTGACAACCTTTTTAACAATATCACATTCTAAATCCATTTTACACTGGTTCATATCTATGTTCTTGGGTTCACAGAGCTGGGATTTTTTATAACCAAACCAGACACCATTGAATATGGGACCAGTAGCACTACATAGGGCCAGGCATGTGAGTGTTTGATGAGACActattaataacattttatgTGGTTTGTGTTCACAAGCCTGACAATCACATTGTCACAGAATGACTACAGTTCAGTTTGTAAGGACTCCTTATCCCACTGAAATGACTTGACTTTATGGGAAAAGTTGTTTCTAAAGGTGGTTATACATAGGcacatttaagctgccaatttgggtcttttagactgatttggcagtttatctgccggTGTATAGGGACCCACAATGGCCCTACCTGACCTATACCCGACtaaaaatcagccaggtgtcaattgggcaggtttgattctctACAGTCagattgggggccacattgtctcattgatgcagtcctcactccgaCTGCTCCTATCTCCAACATTATTATTAGATTGTTTGGCCATTGGTGCTATATCCAAAGCAAGCCACACTTAAACATTACAACAGGCAACACCAAAAACTATGTGTGCATTTACAAGAACAACTCCAACAATCACTACACAGTAGACCACATAGCAGTCTGAAACTGCCCTGTGACTCTTGCTTAGATCAGTCTTAATGCTAAAGAAATGGTAGTAATCAGGCCATTCTCAGATATCAAGATGCTATCTGGTGATACTTGCTCTAGTGAGAAAAAAACTTGTAACAGCCTTTGTACCACTTGTATTAGAAGGGGCATATATTAGTAGGTAAGCCCTGAAAAGTCACTTGCTGATGGTCTATGAAGCTGAGTAATCGAAGCAGAACAGATGGCTTAGCATTTCCCTAGCAACAAGTGTAGTTGGGGACATTCTCCTTTTAATAGTCACAGCAGACATTCAGTGGTGTTGCTGCAGGCTTAAAGCAGCCACAGTGGGCACTGCTTAGCAAACTGATCCTATGAAGTAGTTCATATATCCTTAGCCAGATGCAGTTGAGCAGTTTCAAAATTGCAGCTCCCCAAGACACAGACAGTTTCTGCACACAAAACCATTATCTAGTTGTTCAATCTCCAATACAATTTTCAGCTTAATCTAAAGAGGTTGATTTAGGTCAAGTaatataaagttcattattttcttatTTCGGTTCCATCAACAGCTGAGTTATTTGCAGGTTTGATTAAATGGCTGTTATTGACCTGCTTGTTTTGTCCTGTGAAACACCAAAGTCCATGTCATTTTTAATTAGGTGTTTTCAAGATGACCTTCAGATTGTCAATAGAAACGTGTCATTGTTACCTTGTGGGAAAATACTTTAGTTTGCCCTCTCTGTTAACTGAGAGAGAACAAAATTGTTATGCTTAaacctctgaaaaaaaaaaataaggcatCTTGGAATctttactacagtttatataaaattCCAGATGTTATTGCTAAAATTAAAAAGCAAGAAAGTTTATTCTGAATGTCAGGCTGAAAATGTGCTGCTTGGAATAAGTTTAGTTTAACATCATTTTTATTGCAGAATCTAGATATTCATCTGTAATAGGAAAGTTAAACATATAGTGCATTCATGTGTGACTTATAAACTCATAATTGTGCCTCAAAACTAATGGCAGTGCTGTGTTCTTGACATGAGAAGGGTAATTTAGTGTGCAAAGTACAGTTCCATGTTTTTACttacaatgcagcatttattCCCAGGGTTTATCAATGTGTTAAAAATTAATACAAATGAAAAGCTGTGTGTTCATAAATCAGATGCTCATTGAGGATAATGTTTATATGGTGGGTTTTACTTATGGCAACAGTGTCAGCTTCcccatcaataggtgcacttgcacACAACTTGGTAGAAGATGAAGGATGGACGCACTAGCACTTTTACACAATTACAAGTGCAAGGAACGTGTTATGGTTGTGCGTGCTGTtacataaaatgtgttttttaaagcttttCACAGAAGTTCTCTTTTCTTCCCAGAATAAAGTTGAACTGCAGAGAGAGATTACCATTGTGAAATGATGCCACAAAACTATACAGTTCGGTTTTCAACTCATAACCAGCAAATGTTACTGAGTTTAGTGGAGGaccaaaaaattaattttatatatatatatatatatatatatacatatatacatagtgTGTTTATTCATTGGCCATATTAAATCTGATATAGCactgataaataataataaatatgtttttaatataatgtattgATAATTCATGTAAGCTACTTATTATCGTTGTGTAATAGAAGGGAGGCAAAAAAAACCTGACAGATTTATAGCAAAATATGGAGCTGACCAAAATGGTAGAAATTTGGGGCACTGAGCTTTAGACAGCATGGGTACGGCACCTAGAccctgaaaaaaacaatgtaataatACAAAAGGTAGGCAGCATCAcatacaaaatgtttatttggtACACAATCATAAATCTattcaaaattgaaaaaaaatcaaccatACCAAATGGACTGGGCACCATTGTATGAATATATTTTGGCACCTGGTGGGAGGGCATCTCAAAAGACAAATTCACTGGGCATTCTTCTTGTTGGctaaattatacagtatatatttggcCTGAAGGGAACCAGTAAACCTGCAATTTATATAGCCGCAATAATAGCTACTTGAATACACCGTTGAGTCAAGGTCAAAAGTAAAGTCAACAAGCAATGCACAAGAGGAAGCTGTGTAAACCCCTGAATTGTGTTTGATTTTGTATTTGCAAAATGTTGGGGCGTGCATGGGGACCTGCAGGTTTAAGTGCTTTTATATCAGGTATGAAACTTAAAATATACTCATATTTAACAACTGGGGGTGTATTGCACAAGTAATATCACTagaagtattataataaatgaagaagtcatacagtgaagtctatgaagcCTTTGAACAAGGTgctggccataaaaatcctttgtagGGCTACATTTGGCCCATGGGCTTCCAGTTGGACTGCCCTTCTTTACTCATTCTGCAGTTTACATTATATCAAAATTCTCCAAAAGTTTAGCAAAAACAGCTAGGCAAATGAATGCCTTATTAATAACTTGACTTTATTTCTAAAGTGTGCCAGATTACATAATCAGGGTTTGTTCTGGGAAATAATAATGGCCAAGCAGACAATTCCCCATGAAATATACCAATCATCAACTCCAAAGCTCTATTCTCATATATACTCTCATATAGCCTTATGATAGAGCAACTACTACACCTGTATTATCATGAACTACTTCACCTACCAGAGGAATGAGACCtagtacagtagaacccccattttatgttttgcaGGGGCCCAGAAAATCTGGGTAAGGGTAATCAGGGTAATGTGTTGTGcaatatatattggtgggaccatgACAAAATGGTGTGATATGGGAGAAAacaaaaaatcatgtaaaattgaggtttcactccTCTCTATGGATaacagaaatccattatccaaagaGATCTGAAATACAGGAATGCCATTTCCAATAGTCTTATTTAACTAAACAGTTCTTATTTTTGACTGATTTCTTCATGTGTTGGTGGTAACCCATCTACTCAGACTGACAAaactaatatttgtttttttttgccaagggCTGTAAAATGTTGCAGAAGGGTCCATAACAAAATTGAGAAAACATTTGGTCTAGAAGCATCAGGGACACCCTTGACCTGAATATGACAAATATTGACAAATATTAACAAACAGGACAAATGTCATATTGTCATATTATGCAGTAATTATTTCAGTTTCACACAGAGATATTGTGCCTCTGTCCAGCTGTTGGTGGACTACAACTCTATAGCCTGTTTATCAACATCAGCTAGATAGTTCTGCGCTGGAAAATTGCCAGTACACCACCCCCCCTTAAAAAAAAAGAGTCAGGTTAAAATCTCAACAGATTATTGCAcaacatattaaaaacagaagAAAGAAATATTGTCTCAAAGTTATTTGTCTGTGGACCATTTGGCAGGTGCATTGGGGACACTTGTTTCAGAAAGAAGCCATTGCTTTCAGTAAAGGAATCTAATTCTAAGCTCTATAGTAGCTAGAGGCAAACTTCCCAGCCACTGTGGCCCAGCGTACACTGTATTGTATAAAGGACAGGCTCATGTGCATTTGCTCAGGATATATTTATAATTCAAATAAACAATGGGGATAACACTTACCTCCCATAGTAGAAATGCAGATCTAAAGCCAGTCTTTTTGCATCAAATGAAATTCACGCTGAAGATTAAGTAAAAAACACAAACCAACATCCAAGATACTGATTTCTTCATAACTATATGCTAAGATAAcagaacaataacacaaaaaattCAATATTCTGCTAtttgaacaaaaaacaaaaaaagaaaacggggaaaaataagaaagaaaaagaaatgtgacTTCCCCCAGAGCAGTATTCCTGGTTAGTCTAATACTAGCAATCTCTCTCCTCCCCACTATACTCTGAGTTGGTCTTTGGCAGATCTGCAGAGGGATAACGGCTTGAATGAGACAGAGAAAAGGACACCCACTTAACTATTTATGGTCTGCTCCATGTAAATCTACAGAGCATGACTGAACCATATAATAATTTGATGCTATTGTGAAAGCAATGTCCCATCTTTTTTAGAATAAGAGATTACTTCTGCTGTGTATTCCTGATTTAGCATGCAATGATTTTAGATTTAGAGAAATTTAATAAAAGGAGatcctaaataataataaaaaataaaaacaaaaataaactgatTTTTATCAACCAGAGAGTATATAAATGGGGTAAATTGTGCATTAATCTTAGCTGACAAgaggttaaaaatatatttatatgaatgaCTATAAATAAGCCATGGGACTTTGTCATGCACACATTGGGCTGTTAAACCCCTTGGAATTAAAGGGGAAAAGTATatgcattgacttctacatgatctccgcAAGtcttagctggcgaattgtccgatttttagtcatttggacacatattaaaactttaaaaagttgcaactttttttattctaCAACTTTTGGCTCTGAAAATCcaaattgggggaaaaaaaatttgacattagtaaatggccccctaattGTATATGCGACACTGGTATTTCTAGCAGGTATAGAGAAGCACTTTTACTTTAACTTTTATATGGTTCCTGGGCACAACAGGTTTCAGCTTCACGCTAAATAAATTGTTGTTAATGTAAATACTAGGGCATTTTTGAGGATTTATAGATGATGAATTAAGTTCCATTAAATTCATATAAATGCAAACCATGATTTCACTTAAAGAATTAGACAATTTGCTTACAATGTTTCCAGTTAACCCAGATAGGGCTGGATGGATAGCTATGGTAAGCACTCATAACGACTCCACTTGCAAACAACAGTTTTACTCATTATGGTCAATCTATATAAAACtgaaatcctaattagcaaatgcaaAGCCAAATGCACATGGTTTTACACAAGGTTTGTTCCTAATGAGAAGAGGACAAAGAGTACCCAAATCTCTAGCCCATTGTCTTACTGGTAATAAAAAGCTCCCTGAGACAGCTGTTCTGAACAAGAAACTTGTCCCCTGAGAAAATGGTACATACATAGGAAACCAGAACCAGTTTACTGACTGCAGCATTTGCCCTCTTTAAAAGGACAAGATTGCTGACTGATATAAAATGATTTCAAATATAATTGCACCCAGGAGAGGACTAATGCTCCAGACACTGGGGTGCAGTTATGTGTCACATTTAACTTTTTAATGTTGCAAATTAATATATCAGTAATATATGCTATACTGATCTGAGGGTGCTGCCATGATATGTGTGAGCTTGCAAAGCTCTCTCAAAGCACATCCACATTTCTCAGCCCCTTCACATTGCAACTGAAGTTATTTCTTGGTTTAAAGGCACATTTGGAAGGTTGATATAGAGCTTTTATGATTTAGCTCTTTCTATGACTGACTGAGCTTTTTGCTCTTCTTAGTTATTTGCAGGCCGCCTGACTAcacatggctagtgatgagcaatttttttcgccaggcatggattc
The sequence above is a segment of the Xenopus tropicalis strain Nigerian chromosome 7, UCB_Xtro_10.0, whole genome shotgun sequence genome. Coding sequences within it:
- the LOC100488368 gene encoding protein NDNF; protein product: MGGTKKYTFALTLYFIGLLIGCLCLSDIPASANIKKNLLNYYHSVILPEGKETTIYLLKDITKRYYFALEENSTHHFSITVTPCDVPIEWSILQYKMSHVFHGTKSDNYRPLGDLKSRQFYKTVSALFHYKGNSVENYVGVSSYSSSLFLLEFLSTERDTHISVYLTTDLAYGTLFPELPGDPRIDVTTLNHNSVSLVWKPSPTGLKTREYVEYCLLVNEKHNYKSLCAADAAVRSISGQRTMFSNVPVSQHIDDHQGVMHLSNREFSIIQRTNNMEVRQICIGNKNVYTVSNLTSNTQYYFDVFVVNLLTNGSVAYTGTFAKTLMEPKPKYSQLKDGKIVQITLNGKLQKSNTFQYQATHKKVQFTFQSCKGQVRAQILKNGKILFSESIEGLRHITLTGKILEKYVVVTSTEQNTNSSVMVQASSHIHKPLFPFFPDSLKIRSFNKLRTCNSITIAWLGTQERNLYCVYKKKIQEDQVWKEMSNHDRCLGPDSRPKSEKVSCKYFYNINLQKAVTTEIITGLERGSLYLIDVYLVGSPGILVRYHTKVVKTRKHC